In Populus nigra chromosome 1, ddPopNigr1.1, whole genome shotgun sequence, one genomic interval encodes:
- the LOC133691537 gene encoding uncharacterized protein LOC133691537 translates to MLPTTSKGRASSSSTSRVNSSTFPQYLRRIIKWQQMDIEYTFWQMLYLCTSPKVVYQHTKFHKQTKNQWARDDPAFVVISSLLLAVAALAYCAAYDHSAGHAVFVVISVLLFHFLITGAGLATCCWFLTNAYLREEAPNSHVVEQRVEWLYAFDVHCNSFFPMFVMLYVIHYFLSPLLVAHGFIPVLLSNLLFMVAASYYHYLNFLGYYVLPFLERTTFFLYPIGLVIVLSPILILSGFNPSRYLMNVYFSQRV, encoded by the exons atgctGCCTACAACATCGAAAGGGCGTGCATCATCGTCCTCCACCTCTCGAGTTAACTCCTCCACTTTCCCTCAATACCTCCGTCGAATTATCAAg TGGCAACAAATGGACATTGAATACACTTTCTGGCAAATGCTTTACTTGTGCACCTCACCGAAAGTTGT CTATCAGCATACTAAGTTTCACAAAC aAACTAAGAATCAATGGGCACGTGATGACCCTGCTTTTGTTGTTATCTCCAGCCTCCTTTTGGCAGTCGCAGCTTTGGCTTATTGTGCTGC GTATGACCACAGTGCTGGGCATGCTGTTTTTGTAGTCATTTCTGTattactttttcattttttaattactggAGCTGGTCTGGCTACATGTTGTTG GTTCCTAACTAATGCTTACCTTCGGGAGGAGGCTCCAAATAGTCATGTTGTTGAGCAACGGGTTGAATG GCTATATGCGTTTGATGTGCACTGCAATTCTTTCTTCCCAATGTTTGTCATGCTTTATG TTATACATTATTTCCTGTCACCCCTTCTAGTTGCCCATGGTTTCATACCTGTATTGCTGTCGAACCTGCTGTTCATGGTGGCAGCCTCGTACTATCATTACCTCAACTTTTTAGGCTATTATG TGTTGCCCTTCCTGGAGAGAACAACATTTTTCCTCTATCCAATCGGTCTTGTCATTGTCCTATCTCCTATTT TGATTTTAAGTGGCTTCAATCCTTCAAGATATTTAATGAATGTGTACTTTAGTCAAAGGGTGTGA